The following nucleotide sequence is from Diospyros lotus cultivar Yz01 chromosome 3, ASM1463336v1, whole genome shotgun sequence.
GAGCAAGTTGAATAATTAGAGGTCTCCAAATAATTCATGTGGTTCAAGACCATCAGTCTATTAATACACTGCTATTTTGTTGAAGAGTATGGATGATTGAACCAGCATTTTAGTGCTGTGAAAAATTTGTATGCCTAATCTTCTCTACTTCTTTTGGTCATTACTAGGtacaagaaaatggaaaaatgcatTACTCCATATCCAAATGCTTACAGAGATAAAGTTTCTGAAATCAAGCCATTTCCAGAAAGGCTTAATGCCATTCCTCCCAGAATTGCTAGTGGATCTGTTCCTGGAGTCTCTGTTGATTCATACCTGGAGAACAATAAGCTATGGAGGAAACATGTAAATgcttacaaaaaaattattaaaatacttGACACTGGAAGATATCGCAACATTATGGATATGAATGCCGGCTTGGGAGGTTTTGCTGCAGCACTTGACTCTCCTAAATTATGGGTTATGAATGTTGTGCCAACCATTGCTGAGAAAAGTACTCTGGGGGTTATATACGAGAGAGGACTCATTGGCATCTACCATGACTGGTTTgacttttaaactttttttttttccaaatattgcACATATTACATGCCTAGTTTTATACTGCTTGggaatttttattattctagCAATTGTATACTactgtaataatttaaattgtggCAATACTAGAATTAGATTAGAAATATTAGAATTATGAATTTCATACTGGGAAATTTCTCCTTGGAATGAGAACTGAGATTCTCTGATTATAGAGCTTAAAGGAATAAATTATCTAGGGCTGGGTGACAATAGCAACTTGCCATGTTTTGTAAACTATCTGTGCTTTGTTGTCAGCCTGTGTGTGGCTTTGTTGTTCACATTACTGGTTATTCATCTGTGATTATAAATATGAACATTTGGTTATTTGCCTTGAAAAAATTACTGATTCTGATGTCATCTGACATACTTTACTACTAGCACCAATTAGCATCTTGCTCATCCTTGTAGTCCCTGCATCCTTACTGCTCCATGTATAGTACACTCCCTGCCAACATGTTTCAGTAGGAAAATGTCCACTGTCTACCAACATCGCTCTAATTGTATATGGATATCATTCAAAGCCTCAATCCTTGCTGGAATGTTGTTATGCCCTGTGTTTTTGTGCCCATGCATGTGCATCTGGAGAAACAAATGCCGTACAAAGTTAACTCACATGCGCAGATGCACATTGAGATACAGATCCCTTCACTGCCAATATCTACATGTTTTTTGGTTAAGGAGTCCAATATGTACACTTTTGCTGGAAAGCTGCAATGTCAGATTTTACAACTGTTGTTTCTTTTGTTGATGATGAGGAAGATAAATGGACAAGGAAAtaaccacacaaaaaaaaaaactgagcAAGAGAGGTGAATGTGCCTATTGcagtttatttatatattagagaTATGTTTATGTCGCGCTTAAGTTGAGATCTGTCTGCATTCCTCTGAAAATAACAAACGACATACCAACAGATCAGATTGGCTGAGTCTTAATTTGTTTACCTGTTGAAGTAAGAAGCTGTGTTGTTggagaaaatttttatttggcCTTAATTCATATTTCATCGTTTCATTGATTTACTTTCTTCTATTTCACTCCAGATGTCATTTTCACTAGTATAACCTTTTGGGTTCAGGTCTGAAGGTTTCTCCACGTATCCTAGGACATATGACCTGATTCATGCCAATGGGGTTTTCAGTTTGTACAAGGACAAGTGAGTAATATCTTTACTACTGTCCCTTGATTATTGAATAGATGTAAATTCCTTCCTAATATGATTCTGGCCTTTTTTGCGTGAAAGGTTCATGTTAAGTTTTGGTGCATTTGATACATTATGCCATTTCTCTATTTTCAAGGTTCAGAAGTGCCATTCTCATGTTTGAGGCCACATTTCCACTTCTCAAAAGTGAAATGGTATAGGAAACTATAAGTGGAAACACACATGGATGGATTAATTCATATGAGAACTGTTATTACAGATAACATATTTTACTAATATGAACCATGTGTCAAGATTCCCTAAAATCATATTAATATGCTAAGCATAACTCCAGTTGAAGTTAAATCATGCACTAGCCAAATTGCCAAATTACTACCTTTGACACGGTGCTGCCATAAGAGGGGTTCTGAGCATGCTGTGTGTTAACCCCCTTGTAGTTTGGTTGAACTTGGAAAACCTTGGAAATTGACATGGAGTAAAGCACTGCTCTTCAGACTTGGTTCATGTTGCTTGTCCTACAGCATGTTCTAATATAATGATTGTTCAcgacatattttaaataatattctgCTGCTCGTGTCATCTTTTTGCTGTGTGATGGCTGTTCTTTCTTATGCTTGTTGCTCACACTTTTGTCTGTGGCTATACTACTGGAACTGCTCAAACCTGCATTGGAGTCTCTTGCATGATTCAGGCTCCATGTGGCACTAAttctttttttaagtaaaaaattatcttcCAAATGTCTGTTTTTTTCTAAGCCACACAAAAATTGTAAATAGAAAAAGGTTGATTCCCAGCAAGACCCTTTGCTGTATTTTGGTCTTTAACTTCAGCTTTAGCTAAGCCACAGACCCATTGCCCATGGTTGTGGGTGAACTAGTGCTCTGCAAGCTTGGTTCATGTTGGGTAGCCTAACCTCATACCTGCTCACTAACCTGACCAAGCTTTTACTGGTGTTAAAATCCTATCTTGATTTGGATGATTTTATTTGAACCATTGGACTACAATGCTAAAGTAGTTACAGCATATTCGGTATATTCTAAATGTGATTTTGCTCATACATCATATTTTTGCTGTTTGATGGATATTCTATCAAACTGCTTTTGAGGCATGTTTTGGTTGTGGGAATGCTAGACTATATTGGAATCTCTAATTTCAGCTTCTTGCGTGATTAGCTATAAATTTGAGCCAAGTCTGGCTGGTTTActtcataaaataccaaacTAAGCCTCTTCATCACCTAAGAAtataaacttgatttaattGTCATCAAAGTTTTCCAGCCTGGGGGTATGGTGGCCTCCATATTTAAGATCTGTTTGGCACCAATGGTCATTAGCTGCTCCTGTTTTTTCTCCTTAGAAAAGTTGGAAggcatttttttattaaaaagaaaaaacaatttttttacccaaaaagcaaagaacaacaacaacaagagcAAAAGGTATAACAATGATGCTTTCTTAGCTCTTTTCTCCAGTAATGGCAGATGGTtcatatgttttcatattttatgaaGCAATTTTATATTAGTATAGGACCTGTCTTATTTTAGGGGCATTATTATCATTTTCCGTATAATGCTAccataaaaacaacaaacaaaaaatttaatttttttaagcaGTTACTAAACTCAAAACCAtagtgccccccccccccccccccccaaaaaaaaaaaaaaaaaaaaaaacttttttccTTAACTTCTTTAAGCAAACTTtcaccccccaaaaaaaaaaaaaaatgctgatGCCAAAGGGATGTTTACTGTTAATTGCATAATTGAGGTTTGTTACTGAAAATCATTAGGAGAATCAAACTAGAgcgtggttttttttttttcattttcttagtAGATTCATGTCCATGTGTTGCTTTGCTGTTGCATATTGAGGACTGTTTCAGATTGTCTTTTTGCCCCTATCCGCATTCAGAATTTTGTCCTGTAACATATTTTGATTGGTCACTTCACATGATACAGATTATAGACTAACTAAGTTGAGGGTGATTATAATCTGACACACACATACCCATATATAATCAATACAGATGTAGTTTTGAAGACATTCTTCTGGAGATGGATCGAATTTTGCGGCCAGAGGGTGCAGTCATATTCCGTGATGAAGTCGATGTGCTTGTCAAGGTGAAGAAGATAATAGGAGGGATGAGGTGGGATTCTAAGATGATGGATCATGAGGATGGTCCCCTTGTTCCTGAGAAGATTCTTGTTGCCGTAAAGCGGTACTGGGTTGCCGGGGATAACAACTCCACGTCCTTGCAGTGAAGGCCAAACTAGGAGGTTCCTGATCTCAACTCTCTTTGGACAATCCATGAACTATTCATTTCCCCAACATCATTTTTGCTGGAACAGGTTTACTACGGGAGGGGCCTCTACATTGCATGTTCCATCAAACTGTCATTTGTTGTGAATCACAAATGATACAGCTAAGCTTGTACTTCTAACGCTAtttatttgattgtttttctttttccttttcttttgtagAATGTTATTCTTACTGTTAGATCTCAAGAAAAACTTACTCCCAAAGGGCTTTTACAATTCCATTTCCTGTTTCATATTTACTCTTTTTTGGATGGTAAAATTGGGAAGGTGCCTCTGCGTGTGCGTATTGATGCCTCCTTCCtgcttattttttattggatCGCTAGGGGTTTATGGAAGATGATATATTTGCTCCGAAATGGTGAGTTTTAACTTTGCTTTTGATGTGGTGAAATTGTCTCACCAACTTTTAGTGGCTGAAATTCGGACCAAATATTAAAGTTCTATATTTGTTGTGTACGTGACCGTAATGAGAGTTTATTTGTCACTGTGAAACATTGCACTCAAGCTGTCTCCTCGCAGAACCCACGTGTAATGTTACCCTCTCCCTCAATCCTCGCCCAACTTGTGGAGTTCATTTGACTGGTACTCAGACCAAGCCAGATTAAGAGCAGGGCAATTTGGACCAATTGGTTGGACTTAAGGCATATACTTAACAAAGGGTCTGGGTAGGGTGGTCCTGGTCAAAGAAGAGATGATGAAACCATTTGGCATTTGCTGGGAGATATCAGACAACCTAACATGCAGAATCTTGCTTCCATTTCTGTCCTATCTGACGAACTTTAGTGGTtacaattgattaaaaaatttctaGACATTGTTTGTATATGAATCATGCTAAATGTAGAATCTTTTTGTACATTTTGAGTTATACAAGGaggtattatgatcaaaatgcTCCGTGCTTCATGCGCCTCATGatggatttttttgtcattgatatacCTTTATGTAACCCAAGATGTACGCAAAAGgtataccaatagcattttcctttgtATATCAATTGCACAATCATATAAAACAGTCAATTGATAATATGTCAGACCACTTCTCAAAATCATGATTAGTCTGTCCTTCCGCATTGATAATTAGTGAACATAAACTtggctaaatatatatatttttatatttatattttttacgtTTTTTTCTCGTATGACTAtttaaactttttgttgttttgattacatTCCTAAACTAATACATTTTTGACTCAATTATACACCTCAATTAAAGCGTGCAAGATACATGTGTTGAAATGCCTAAACCATCTCTCACGCCACCATTATCTTTGCCACAACTTCTTCCTTTAGTGGTTAGCAATGAGGCAGGTGTAGGCCAATGGTTATGGCAAAAGGTGCTAAGGCTATTGTTAGTTGGAAGAGGTGAAAGACGAAAGAGCTAGCGATAGTAGAAGGTGTAGAGGCTATCGTTGGTAATGGTGGAAGGCAAAGGGGCAAAGGCATTGGCAATGTGGAAGGCGAAGAAACAAAGGCATCGGCAATGGCATAGACGTTGTCGTTAGTCAAGGAAGGCAGAAGGTGAAGAAGTGAAGACATTTGTGGTAGCAAAAGGTGTAAAGGCCATTGTCGGTAGTGATGAAAAACAAAGAGGTGAAGGCATTAACAGTGGCAAAAGGTGAAAAGGTGAAGACATTGGTGGTGGCAAAAGGTTCAGAGGTCGTTGATGGCCTTCTGCCACTGCTGATGCCTTCGTTTCTTCGCCTTCCACCATTGCCAACGCCTTTACCCCTTCACCTTCCACTGTCGTCGATGATAGCCTCTACACCTTCCACCATCGCCAACTCTTTCGCCTCTTCCAACTAATGGCGACCTCTACACCTTTTGTTATAATCGTCAGCCTCATTGCTGAAAAATGCATGTGAAAgagctatgttgcacggaaatggAAACGAGAAACGTTTTCGATATGAAACGGAAACGTGGAAATAAacgtttttttaaaaaaataggtataaatagggtccgaaacGAAAATTCGAAAACGGAAAAACGACACCTATGAGATGTTTCCGTACAACATAGTGAAAGAGTATACATGCAACATGCGTTGGTCATTAAGGGGTAATTTAAACATTTCAACATCCATGTGTTGCACATTGTAATTTAAGTGTGTTGACGTGTGTTGGATATTTTAACATACATGTGTTGCACATTCTAACTTAAGTGTGCTGACTTGTAGTGGGCATTTCAACATGCATGTGTTGCACATTGTAACTTAAGTGTGCTGACTTAAAAATGTATAcggtcaatatatatatttcacctCACATTATTACACGTTGAATATTAAAAAGTCCCAATCTGGTCCCGGCggggctcgaacccgcgaccttcGGCTCATAAGACCAACGCTCTAACCAACTGAGCTACGGGACCACGGAGTCTTCACGTGAAATTTACATTACATGACAAAGAAAACACGGCGCAGTGTTTGTTGACCTATTTAAGGCGCAATAGGACCAACGGCAAATGGGTACCATAGATAATGCTCAGACCTAATTTCTATTCTCCAGGACAATGGGGAGAGTGGTTAACATTCCTCTGGACCAAACGGTGGAGCCCACAAAGGAAGTAGGGGGACTACTCTTCACTCTTCTTGTGACTGGATTAGAAAATCCAGCCAAACGCCCTGGGCAATCTAGTTGGTCAAGAAGGGAGTACAAAGTGTCTTTCGTGGTGAATTTTGGACCAAGATCGAGGATCGACTCTCGCAAGTGGCAGTGTGGGGATACCTCTCTCTAAAGTGAGGGGGACTCCTTGTGCGTGGTGAGCCTGAGTCTAGCCACTGCGTCCGATTGGATCACCATGATTAATCCCCCACATCCTATCAGACCGAGTGTGGGGCGTCCAGAATGAAAGATTTTACCTTTTGTACGAAGAAAACCCAGCAAAACATCAAATCTACTACGCTTGATAACCTTCCCTATTTCTTGCTGTCTATAGTTTCTTCCCAATAATTGCCATCCAAACCACTTCAACCTACTCTTTCCCATCCATCACTTGGGGTGATAACAGACAGACGTCAATCGATTCCACGAATCAATCATCATAACATTGATATTGACAGGAACCAAGCCTTTGAGAAGGATCTTAAATCAGTTCAAAAAGGGTTGCTTACTCAACTGCTTAAAAAAACCACCAAAACCAGaagataaagagaagaaattgcTTAAAAAAACCACCAAAAACagaagatgaagagaagaaaTTATCATAAAAGATTCAATGGGTGAGGGTAATTCTCATGTTGAATTCTTAAAAATTGTAGATTGTCTTGTCTAAACGCTCAAACTTGTAACTATACGggtgattttatattttatattattacttttACTTTCAATGTATCTTATTTCCGGTAATGGGTTACAGAAAACAGGCTTCTTAGTTTGGTGGGAACTTGTCATTACTTTTGAGTTTTTTGGGGCATTTTAAGTCTTGCATTATTAGGTTCTATTGgagcattttaatttttgtcttatTAAGGTTGTGTTATTAAGTTCAAAACTTTATCTTAACacaacatttcaaaaattatgtcttattggatttttttattaggACACTTCATTGTTGTATctcattcaaaatattttattcagacatttttttaaattgtgtcgtaaaatattattttataaagtacttttaaaaaaatgtccTAAAAAAATTGCCCAGTAAGTgtttttttgttgtagtgagATTAGGTAGGTTTAATTGTTGCCAATATTTATCGGACAGACTGCACACCTGTTAATATGAGCCATGTTCATTGCCAAATCGCCATCTAGTGAAAAGGTGGGGGATAATAAGATTACGTGCTGTTGGCATATTCAATGTGGTGTTCTTGTCAGCCAGATAATGCTGAAAACCTCATGGCACCAACCATATGGCAAAAATCTTGACGAAGGGGTAAATTTAGTCGCCTGGGATGAGCATATAATGACCCTGTTCTCACCATCTTGGTGCTCAAGTTCAGGACTTTTTGGCTTGTGGAACTCATCCTCTGAACTGATTCTGCACCAAAAAGTTGCTTTGAATTGAACTTTGTTGCTTTTGCTGCCTTGGTTGACCTCAAGATTcaataatataattcatttccaATCCAGcaatcttttccttttccacttttcttttctgtttggTTCCTAGCTGGTTCAGAGTGCTGTCTCTTTCATTTTGCTTTTGTAGCTTTGTTGCTTCATGTTCATTGAGTTTCTTTGAATCCAAATTTGATTCTCTTGGGGTCACTTTCTCTTAAAGGGAAGAAATTCTTGTGCAGAAATTAGTCTCCATGGCTATGGTTACCTTAAAATCAGGCTGCACCACCACCATCTCGCAGCCCTTGTCGTTCGATAATCACCAACACCACCGGGCAGACGACTCCTTTTCCTCTTACCTGAACTCTTCTGAAAAAACCTTTGTGAGCAAACTTGCAGTTGCAGAGCCTGGTTTGACTGCCAAGTCCATCTATGAAGGCCTTTGTTttgggaaaaagaaagaagacgGGGAAATTGGGGTGTTTGAGGCAGAGAAGTACTTCAACGGAGGGATGGATAACGAGGATTCAAAAGCTGCCAACAATGGCGGTTCAATCAGGTACCAGTTTATGAAAGAAGAACCGGTGGAAGAAGGTCCCGTGAAGCCAGTCGAAATAGGCCTCATGAAGCCAAATATTCAGCTGGGAACTGCAAGTATTTATTCTGATTCAAGCTGGAACAGCCAGAGTTTATTGTTGAAAGATGTTGCAAGAAATCCGCCTGAAAGAAAGACAAACAAAAGGAATGGCAAGAGCCTGCTTGCCAATCTTGGATGCAGCTGCTATTGTAATGGCAAGGACTCTGTTGATGTTGGTAGTGAAAGCAATTCCAGTAGAAGTGCAAGCTACGAAGTGCAAGCCAAAAGATTCACAAAAGAACCAATCCAGAATGGGGCAGAAACAGTTGGTTCAGCCGAAACCAAGAAATCCCAGTTGAATCCATGGATCATGGAGGAGATGAACAGCAAGAAGATTGATCGTCCAGGGCTTGGACTGAGCAGAGAAGAGTGTTTCAGCTTCCCGGTCCTGAACTCGAAGCCCGGGAATGTTCATTCACTGGAGCCTGAAGAGGGTAAACAGAGAAAGTCACTGGAGGTGTTCGGCTCCCCTGTGCTGCACAAAACAAAGAATTCCCTCACCATGTGGACATGGGATTCCGATGCAACAGTGGAAGAACTCGAAATCCCGGTTAACTCTGATGGAACGTACAAGGATACGGAAAGCGATGCAAGCTCTGATTTGTTTGAAATAGAGAGCTTCACCAACAAGTGCAACCCTCTTCTCCAAAGGCAGGAATCAGATGGCTTGTCCAGTTGTGTCTATGCACCCAGCGAGGCGAGCATAGAATGGAGCGTTGTCACTGCCAGCGCGGCTGATTTCTCGGCGATGTCTGATTCTGAGGAGCTAATAACATCATCAGCTGCAGTGAAGGTACAAAAAATGGCTGCGGGAGCCAAAGCTGCAGCCGGGAAGGACATGGAAAAGCGGCGTTCGGGGATCATCTTAGGCTGCAAGAGCCACAAAGCTCTGAATGTCGCTGGAGATGCTTACAGAACTAATGGAAAGTCAGTCTCTGACCTACCAATAATCCACAATTCACGAGGTTTGAAGAAGAGTCTCAGCTGAACAGAATCAGAATTTCAATCCAGAATCTGGCAACTCAGCAATTTATGATAGGTGATTACAGTTTAGCACCAAGTATGGTGGATATATTTTGCTGTTAGCAATATACATTTCAGAAAATAAGTGTGTTTACTTCTTGTAACAATCATCTCTTAATGGATGTCCTCCCTGTGTTTGGTGAATGTATCCATTTGCTTAATTGGAAATGGCCTTGTATGCTGAGGGTTATCAGTTTCACCAAACCAGGCATTGTTGCTTTCAGAATTCTGCCTTTTTCTTCCTTAGAAAGAGCTAAAAATCATGGATCTTGTGTCACATTTGATTTGTTGCCATATTCTTTTGGGCATCTTAAGACTGAAAAAGTATGGAAACTGTGTCAAAAATGGTTCAGAAACCACTGATATTGTTGGATTATCAAAAGTTGAGCAGTAGTGGATATTTCTGCAGGACCACATTGGAAGGAGAAAACTTAAGCTCAGGTGGAATGTCGGCTGAATGATGGGTAACTCTTGACTGGAGACTTCACCCAAGTTGaataattcatattttttaagagTAACTCTTTGATATTTCTTCAGAATTTTGCCCAGCATGGAATGTGATGATTGGTTTATATGCTTTGGTAGGTACTTGCACATTTCATTCCACTGTTCACAGAGTTTGGCAGCAATCATCCCATAACTAGCCCGTAAGTAGATGGGTCCTGTATTTGACACTAGCCTATGCAATTGGCAAGAAACATCTCTTATGGGATGCCAGATCACTCGAACAAAGCGGTTAACACGAGAAAGCAACCATACACTTTTCCATCTATTTTATGTTTACTCTCAGCCCAAGAAAGTAGTATACAAGCACGTGCATaaagtaagaaaaatattattgatatacaaaattcttaattttgtaaaaagttAGATTAGGGCCTTTTTGCAAGCAATCTTAacctaacttttttttttttttcctcctttgtgAATTTGCAAAGAAAGAGTGGAGGATGGCTGGAACTCTTACTAAAGAGTGGTTGGCCACATGAAAAGGAAGCTAAGCATTGAATGCCACCAGTAACTTGGGAAACTTTTCAGTAAGGACATTGCAAATTTATATGATTACAAAACAGTTCCAAACCATGTGAGAATGATTACCATAAAAGCAGAAGCAGATAAACCAAAtcgaaataaaggagaaaattacCCCAAATTCAGAAGCGGAATTGAACTTATAGTTTGAAAAGTTCAAGTGGTGAAAGCTACTAGGTTAAGCTGCCAGCTTAGAACAAGATCCAGGATGGCCATTGCAATAATGTTAGTTAGGTATGAACATCCAAAATGATATCTTGGGATAGGGTTGTATCTTTGTCATGGACCCCCCCGGAGCAGAAAGTATTTAATGTTGTTGGATAGGGTCAGTTCTAAGTAAGCCAATCCCATATAATTGAGCACAGAGGAGCTTTCAGACtattaaattgataaaaaaaaagggtataTTTTGATGGACATTTGGTCCAGGGGGGAATGTACAAGCCCTCTCAATTTCTCATCCAAACATCTCCATTTGCCGAATAATTAAAAGTGATCATGTTGGTCCATAAATAAACCGCACTGGTCCTCGTTTGGATTGGAACTTTGAAAACCCCTTTTTGGATCCAATTATTTCACAATAGACCCACCCCTGTCACAAAAAGCACAATGAACACAAAACAGACTAGTATAGATTACTGCATCTTCTACAAGTAATCTCTAGACTTAACCCCAGTATGAAGTTTCAAAAATGTCAAGTTACCCTTTGTAAATGAACACATTAAAGCtacaaccagagagagagagagagagtcaataacaacaaatacaactagagagagagagagtcactAACAACAAATACAACTAAAGAGAACCCATATGCATTCAAGTGTTTCATTGTAAAGTTTGGTATACGGTGGATAAAGCAGAGGTAATATAATTTTCAGGCATGTGCACTGTCCATTTTTCTTGGCACGACTCTCAAAAACCCTGGTCTGAAGGAGGATCCTAAAATTCACTGTAAGCCCCTTGTTTCCAAATTCGATCACGCAGCCGTTCACTACAACACAtcaaggaaaatcaagaataaatGAAAACCTCCAAAATACCCAGCAGGAACGGGTTCTAGGCAAGATGGAAGCAGCAGAATGTGACCAATGCTTACACGGGATGGCCCCTATCTCCTTGCATTACTCTTCAAGCAGTTGCCTAAATAACAAACGTCTAGGGAATACATATTATATCACAGGGTGGTGAAAGTTTTCAACTGAAAAGGCCACAAAAAGTAGaaatcctctccttaaaagtAGTCAGACACAGAATACCAATAATTTAACCCAGAAAACGTAAGAGAGATTTAAGATAGGTTATGAGAGACTGTTGACAGTCTTCATTACCAATGGGATATGTGTACTGCAAAACCAGTTCCAATAAGACATTAGAAACCAGGACAAAGCAAGGGCCAACAAGAACCACTGTCATGATTTCAGCTCTCACTTCCATTATTGATGAGTATCATCAACTTACAAGGGCAAAGGAAAACTaataatacaacaatatatacaaagataatATAAGCAATCATGTGTTGGGAAATAATCAGACTTTCAAAACTAGAACTAGTGGTACATATATTGTAACTAATAAGGCACCCCAAGTTCATCAGTCATCCTTGCAATCTTTACTAGGTCTTGCTTCAAGGCCACCACCTGCTCTCTTCTCAAGTGAATAAGGCATGTAAGTGCCAAGAATTCTATCCCATGTGACAAAGAATGGTTGCGAAAAGTTGTATTTGTTGCCATAGAGCTGGTGGTGGATATCATGATAGGCACTGTTGTTTCTGAAGAAAATATGGAACAGGTTCCCCGGAAGCCATAGCCCACAATGGTCATCCACTGTTTTGATAGTagcaaaggagaagaagaatatgGAAGCTCGAGGAGACATGCCCGAGAGAAGGAAAGATAGAGCTCCACCAATTGTGTCGAGGATAAGCCCTTCCAGTGGGTGGTTATACAGAGCTCCAAATGCATATGGGACCACAAGTTTGTGATGTTGAGAATGGATATGACGGTACAGGAACTTGTTCTGATGCATATACCTGTGCATGAAATATTGCCAAGTATCTAAGACCAACATTGCAACCACGAATTGTCTGAGGAGAACAATGATGGAAGACTGTTGAACCATAGCGGCATCATTGTCATTTCCTGTAACCTACACACAAGCAAGAGTACCTCACAATTTGGCAATATATAATCAATGCtcagaaaactcaaaacatattttaagtaagCCTGATTATCATCAATCTGAACACAGTTTTAGGCTTTGGAAACTACCTGCATCTATAatatatactatgaaaaatGTACACTTTGAAATCGGTGCATATCCATGCCAATATATGTCAGGCTAATgtggtgatggtgatggtgatggatGGTTTGGTTGAAATTAGGCATAATTGAAGCCCAAATTGGATGTGAATATTTCTTGCATGCTCATGTGTTGCAAAAACAGTTGATTGAAGTCCTTAGTATTATAATGAGTACAAGGCAAAATTTTATGTATCATGAGTACAAGGCATAATTTTATGTACTTGTGATTACTTATTTAGGCATTTAACTAAAGTGCTTCCAACATTTGTTGTGCCAAATAGCgatattattatatcttgagattattttacttataaaaaaatctgAAATGTTAATCAATTTGTGTATGgacttgtatttttctttgttgaattGGGGATAAGTTGTTGTTTGCCAATACTTTTGGTGTTTTCTAATGAGAGTGCTTCACCTACTTTTGCATTATCAAGGTGTAAAGGTTGGCGTTGgatcttttcaaaat
It contains:
- the LOC127796406 gene encoding protein PHYTOCHROME KINASE SUBSTRATE 1-like gives rise to the protein MAMVTLKSGCTTTISQPLSFDNHQHHRADDSFSSYLNSSEKTFVSKLAVAEPGLTAKSIYEGLCFGKKKEDGEIGVFEAEKYFNGGMDNEDSKAANNGGSIRYQFMKEEPVEEGPVKPVEIGLMKPNIQLGTASIYSDSSWNSQSLLLKDVARNPPERKTNKRNGKSLLANLGCSCYCNGKDSVDVGSESNSSRSASYEVQAKRFTKEPIQNGAETVGSAETKKSQLNPWIMEEMNSKKIDRPGLGLSREECFSFPVLNSKPGNVHSLEPEEGKQRKSLEVFGSPVLHKTKNSLTMWTWDSDATVEELEIPVNSDGTYKDTESDASSDLFEIESFTNKCNPLLQRQESDGLSSCVYAPSEASIEWSVVTASAADFSAMSDSEELITSSAAVKVQKMAAGAKAAAGKDMEKRRSGIILGCKSHKALNVAGDAYRTNGKSVSDLPIIHNSRGLKKSLS
- the LOC127796764 gene encoding sphinganine C4-monooxygenase 1, encoding MDLRAMDFGVSDELLGTFVPVLVYWVYSGMYALLGGFENYRLHSKEDEETKNLVSKGTVVKGVLLQQAVQAVVATILFAVTGNDNDAAMVQQSSIIVLLRQFVVAMLVLDTWQYFMHRYMHQNKFLYRHIHSQHHKLVVPYAFGALYNHPLEGLILDTIGGALSFLLSGMSPRASIFFFSFATIKTVDDHCGLWLPGNLFHIFFRNNSAYHDIHHQLYGNKYNFSQPFFVTWDRILGTYMPYSLEKRAGGGLEARPSKDCKDD